One Desulfobacteraceae bacterium genomic window carries:
- a CDS encoding FAD-dependent oxidoreductase, translating into MSKDVVGSVMVVGGGIAGMQSALDLADSGYYVHLVEKSPSIGGAMAQLDKTFPTNDCAMUIISPKLVEVGRHLNIELHTLSEIAEVTGTAGNFNITLNTGARYIDLKKCTGCGDCAEVCPVSLPSVFEQGLGARKATYRPYAQAVPGAYAITKKDRSPCTNGCPNHVNAHAYVSLVAQQKYPEALAVIQRTLPLPGVIGRVCPHPCEDACRRQEVDAPISICTLKRFVADQVDVEESPLPEITPRKEKVAIIGAGPAGLTAAHFLALDGFQVTIFEALPVGGGMLRVGIPDYRLPPTVLEKEIAAITRLGVEIRYNTALGRDITLDSLTADGFQAVYIAVGAHASMKLNIPDEDAEGVVTGVRFLREAALYERKTVAGHVVIVGGGDVAIDAARSALRMGAEKVSILYRRTRTEMPARNEEVEDALEEGVAIDFLLAPVKVVVENGKVAGLECVRMELGEPDKSGRRRPVPVAGSEFVVACDTIIPAIGQRVNPGFLEGSSGVELTSWGTIVADPITCETTRKGVFAGGDAQSGPWIAIGAVAAGREAAVSIARYIDGADLAAGREPLEAPQRDFNPIPESIARQPRAHMERIPMAARLAGFEEVEKGFTEEQAVTEAAKCLNCMVCCECFECVKVCGAGALTLDTHAQQRRSESLDVGAIVLAPGFKPYDPSRLDFYGYDSLPNVVTAMQYERILSASGPFGGHLVRPSDHKEPKKIAWFQCVGSRDQNRCNNSYCSSVCCMYAIKEAVISKEHAGDDLECSIFFMDMRTFGKDFERYYEGAKKDHGIRFVRSRVHTIRPLPGSDDLEIRYVTESGEMVEEVFDMIVLSVGLETPPELVELARSLDVELTPGNFCQTSSFAPVATSRPGVFVCGAFQGPKDIPQSVVDASAAATAAGEMLSPARNTLTRVPEIVPETNVVGERPRIGVFVCNCGINISGVVDVPAVRDYAAALPYVEFVTDNLYSCSQDTQDKMTETIREHDLNRIVVAACTPKTHEPLFQETLINAGLNRYLFEMVNIRNQDSWVHKNNPEIATEKAKDLVRMAVAKVALKEPLQETELNINQAAMVVGGGIAGMTAALSLARQGYETHLVEKSDRLGGQALSLYRTWKGEDIQGRVAELIQAVEAQENIRLHLKSHLAGLEGFVGNFKSTLAAGDDQQVVEHGVAVVATGGAEHKPAEYLYGQDPRVKTSLEVDRMLIADDPALKAVGSAVFIQCVGSREPERPYCSRVCCTHALESALELKRRSPEAGIYILYRDIRTYGEREAIYKKAREAGVVFIRYSLDRKPEVTVADGQLIVRVTDHVLGLPLAIDADLVHLATAILPSRDEQLAQFFKVPLNADGFFVERHAKLGPSEFATDGVFLCGLAHYPKSIDESVVQGQAAASRAVTLLAREKIHTSGEVASVQQAICSSCGVCVSICPYSAPSFTEKGMFAGKAQINPALCKGCGLCVASCRSGAIRLRGFDNDQIFAMIEAI; encoded by the coding sequence TGAGTCTGCCGAGTGTCTTCGAACAGGGGCTGGGCGCCCGCAAGGCCACCTACCGGCCTTACGCCCAGGCGGTTCCGGGGGCTTATGCGATCACCAAAAAGGACCGATCCCCCTGCACCAACGGTTGCCCCAACCATGTCAACGCCCATGCCTACGTGTCCCTGGTGGCCCAGCAGAAATACCCCGAGGCGCTGGCGGTCATTCAGCGCACCCTACCGCTGCCGGGAGTGATCGGCCGGGTCTGTCCGCACCCCTGCGAAGACGCCTGCCGGCGCCAGGAGGTCGATGCGCCGATCTCCATCTGCACCCTCAAGCGCTTCGTGGCCGATCAGGTGGATGTGGAGGAATCCCCGCTGCCGGAGATCACCCCGCGCAAGGAGAAGGTCGCCATCATCGGCGCCGGTCCGGCGGGTTTGACGGCCGCCCATTTTCTGGCCCTGGACGGTTTTCAGGTCACGATTTTCGAGGCCCTGCCGGTGGGCGGCGGGATGCTGCGGGTGGGGATCCCCGATTACCGGCTGCCGCCTACGGTGCTTGAAAAGGAAATCGCTGCGATCACCCGCCTGGGGGTCGAGATACGTTACAACACCGCCCTGGGGCGCGATATCACCCTCGACAGCCTCACCGCCGATGGCTTCCAGGCGGTTTATATCGCCGTGGGGGCCCACGCCAGCATGAAGCTCAACATCCCCGATGAAGACGCCGAGGGGGTGGTCACCGGCGTGCGCTTCCTGCGGGAGGCGGCGCTCTACGAGCGCAAGACGGTCGCGGGGCACGTGGTGATCGTGGGCGGCGGCGATGTGGCGATCGATGCGGCCCGTTCGGCACTGCGGATGGGGGCCGAGAAGGTCAGCATCCTCTATCGCCGGACGCGGACGGAGATGCCCGCGCGCAACGAGGAGGTCGAAGACGCCCTGGAGGAGGGCGTGGCGATCGATTTTCTGCTGGCCCCGGTCAAGGTGGTGGTGGAAAACGGGAAGGTCGCCGGGCTGGAGTGCGTGCGCATGGAGCTTGGCGAGCCGGACAAAAGCGGCCGGCGCCGGCCGGTGCCGGTTGCGGGCAGCGAGTTCGTGGTGGCTTGCGATACGATCATCCCGGCCATCGGGCAGCGGGTCAATCCCGGTTTTCTGGAAGGCTCAAGCGGCGTCGAGCTGACCTCGTGGGGGACCATTGTGGCCGATCCGATCACCTGCGAAACCACCCGCAAGGGGGTTTTCGCCGGCGGCGACGCCCAGTCGGGGCCCTGGATCGCCATCGGCGCGGTGGCCGCCGGGCGCGAGGCGGCGGTTTCCATCGCCCGTTATATCGATGGTGCGGACCTCGCTGCCGGCCGCGAGCCGTTGGAGGCGCCCCAGCGGGACTTCAACCCGATACCCGAGAGCATTGCGCGGCAGCCCCGGGCGCACATGGAGCGCATCCCGATGGCGGCCCGATTGGCCGGCTTCGAAGAGGTGGAAAAAGGCTTCACCGAAGAGCAGGCCGTGACCGAGGCCGCCAAGTGCCTCAACTGCATGGTCTGCTGCGAGTGTTTCGAGTGCGTCAAGGTCTGCGGTGCGGGCGCCCTGACACTGGACACCCACGCCCAGCAGCGGCGAAGCGAAAGTCTGGACGTGGGGGCGATCGTGCTGGCGCCCGGTTTCAAACCCTACGATCCGTCGCGGCTGGACTTTTACGGCTACGACAGCCTGCCCAACGTCGTCACCGCGATGCAGTACGAGCGCATCCTGTCGGCCTCCGGGCCTTTCGGCGGGCATCTGGTGCGGCCCTCGGACCACAAGGAGCCCAAAAAGATCGCCTGGTTCCAGTGTGTCGGCTCCCGTGACCAGAACCGCTGCAACAACAGCTACTGCTCCTCGGTGTGCTGCATGTACGCCATCAAGGAGGCGGTGATTTCCAAGGAGCACGCCGGCGACGATCTGGAATGCAGCATTTTCTTCATGGACATGCGAACCTTCGGCAAGGACTTCGAGCGCTACTACGAGGGGGCCAAAAAGGACCACGGCATCCGCTTCGTGCGCTCCCGGGTGCACACCATCCGGCCCCTGCCCGGCAGCGACGACCTGGAAATCCGCTACGTGACCGAAAGCGGCGAAATGGTCGAAGAGGTCTTCGACATGATCGTCCTCTCCGTCGGGCTGGAAACCCCGCCGGAGCTGGTCGAACTGGCCCGATCGCTGGACGTTGAGCTGACCCCGGGAAATTTCTGCCAGACCAGCAGCTTCGCGCCGGTGGCCACCTCGCGGCCGGGGGTCTTCGTTTGCGGCGCCTTCCAGGGCCCCAAGGACATCCCCCAGTCGGTGGTGGACGCCAGCGCCGCGGCCACCGCCGCAGGCGAGATGCTCAGTCCGGCGCGCAATACCCTGACCCGGGTGCCGGAGATCGTGCCGGAAACCAATGTGGTCGGCGAGCGCCCCCGGATCGGCGTTTTCGTCTGCAACTGTGGCATCAACATTTCCGGGGTGGTGGACGTACCTGCGGTGCGGGATTATGCCGCCGCCCTGCCCTATGTCGAGTTCGTGACCGACAATCTCTACTCCTGCTCCCAGGACACCCAGGACAAAATGACCGAGACCATCCGGGAGCACGACCTGAACCGCATCGTCGTGGCGGCCTGCACCCCCAAGACCCATGAGCCGCTCTTTCAGGAAACCTTGATCAATGCGGGCCTGAACCGCTACCTTTTCGAGATGGTCAACATCCGCAACCAGGATTCGTGGGTCCACAAGAACAACCCCGAAATCGCCACCGAGAAGGCCAAGGACCTGGTGCGCATGGCGGTGGCCAAGGTGGCCCTGAAAGAGCCGCTGCAGGAAACGGAGCTCAACATCAACCAGGCGGCGATGGTGGTCGGCGGCGGCATCGCCGGCATGACCGCCGCCCTGAGTCTGGCCCGCCAGGGGTACGAAACCCATCTGGTGGAAAAATCGGACCGGCTCGGCGGACAGGCCCTGAGCCTCTACCGAACCTGGAAGGGGGAGGACATCCAGGGGCGGGTGGCCGAATTGATCCAGGCGGTGGAGGCCCAAGAGAACATCCGGCTGCACCTGAAGTCGCACCTGGCGGGCCTTGAAGGGTTTGTGGGGAACTTCAAATCCACCCTCGCCGCGGGCGATGATCAGCAGGTGGTCGAACACGGCGTTGCGGTGGTCGCCACCGGCGGGGCCGAACACAAGCCGGCGGAGTATCTCTACGGCCAGGACCCACGGGTCAAGACCAGCCTGGAGGTCGACCGCATGTTGATCGCCGACGACCCGGCCCTGAAAGCGGTGGGGTCGGCGGTCTTCATCCAGTGCGTGGGCTCGCGCGAACCCGAGCGGCCCTACTGCTCCCGGGTGTGCTGCACGCACGCGCTTGAATCCGCCCTGGAACTCAAGCGCCGCAGCCCCGAGGCCGGCATCTACATTCTCTACCGCGATATCCGGACCTACGGCGAGCGGGAGGCGATTTACAAGAAGGCCCGCGAGGCCGGCGTTGTCTTCATTCGCTACAGCCTGGACCGCAAGCCCGAGGTGACGGTGGCAGACGGGCAGCTCATCGTGCGGGTGACCGACCATGTGCTGGGGCTGCCGCTGGCGATCGATGCCGACCTGGTCCATCTGGCGACGGCCATCTTGCCCTCCCGCGACGAGCAACTGGCCCAGTTCTTCAAGGTGCCGCTGAACGCCGACGGGTTTTTCGTGGAGCGCCACGCCAAGCTGGGGCCCTCGGAGTTCGCCACCGACGGCGTTTTCCTCTGCGGCCTGGCGCACTACCCCAAGTCGATCGACGAATCGGTGGTTCAGGGGCAGGCTGCGGCATCACGGGCGGTGACCCTCCTGGCGCGCGAAAAGATCCACACCAGCGGCGAGGTCGCCTCGGTGCAGCAGGCCATCTGCAGCAGCTGCGGGGTCTGCGTGTCCATCTGCCCTTACTCGGCGCCGTCTTTTACCGAGAAGGGGATGTTCGCCGGCAAGGCCCAGATCAACCCGGCGCTTTGCAAGGGCTGCGGCCTGTGCGTGGCCTCCTGCCGGTCGGGCGCCATCCGCCTGCGGGGCTTTGACAACGACCAGATCTTTGCCATGATCGAGGCCATCTAA
- a CDS encoding hydrogenase iron-sulfur subunit, with product MSEWEPKIVAFLCNWCSYGAADLAGVSRMQYPPNIRVIRIPCTGRMSPKFALAALRQGADGVWVSGUHPGDCHYLEGNYYARRKYELFRNLMAHMGVEPDRIQLSWVSSAESNKFVEVVKDVTASIKALGPNRNFVKTVAKVA from the coding sequence ATGTCGGAGTGGGAACCCAAAATCGTTGCTTTTCTCTGCAACTGGTGCAGCTACGGCGCTGCCGACCTGGCCGGCGTCAGCCGGATGCAGTATCCCCCCAACATCCGGGTGATCCGGATTCCCTGTACGGGTCGCATGAGTCCCAAGTTCGCCCTGGCGGCGCTGCGCCAGGGGGCTGACGGCGTCTGGGTTTCGGGGTGACATCCCGGCGACTGCCATTACCTGGAAGGTAATTACTACGCCCGTCGGAAATACGAGTTGTTTCGAAATCTCATGGCCCACATGGGGGTTGAGCCGGACCGGATTCAGCTCTCGTGGGTATCCTCGGCCGAGTCCAACAAGTTTGTCGAGGTGGTCAAGGACGTGACCGCCAGCATCAAAGCGCTGGGCCCCAACCGGAACTTTGTCAAAACCGTGGCCAAGGTGGCTTAA